Genomic window (Bacillus vallismortis):
ATGAAGCAGTTAAGCATATCAGCGGAAGGCTGGAGCATGCCGTATTTATCAATCATTCTCCTGATCCGCAAACATACGATTCGATTGGCATTGATTTTGAATCGGCTTCACGCCAAGCGATTGATCACCTTTTCGGCCTTGGTTACAAACGGCTAGGTTACATTGGCGGACAGGAAAAAGAGCATACGCTGAAGGACGGCCAAAGCATCCGCAGAACAATTGAAGACAAACGGCTGACCGCCTTTTTGGAGTCCGCCGTTCCCCAGCCTGAGCATGTGCTGGTCGGAGAATACAGCATGCGTGAGGGTTATCGCCTGATGAAGAAAGCAATCGCTCAAGGCAATCTGCCGGAAGCATTCTTTATCGCCAGCGATTCCATGGCGATCGGCGCATTAAAAGCGCTCCAGGAAGCCGGACTGCAAGTGCCGCGGGATACAGCGATCGTCAGCTTTAACGGCATTGAAGAAGCTGAATTTGCCAGCACGCCATTAACAACGGTGAAGGTGTACACAGAGGAAATGGGCCGTACAGGCGTAAAACTGCTGCTTGACCGCCTCAATGGCCGAACGCTTCCTCACCATGTCACCATGCCCACAACATTAATCGTGAGACAAAGCTGCGGCTGTCCAACTAAGGAGGTGACATAAGAAAACAATCATCACGATGATAAGGAGGAAAAGATGAAACACACTTTTGTTTTATTTCTCTCTCTTATTCTAGTTATTCTGCCCGGCTGCTCAGCAGAGAAAAGCTCAGCAGATACCGAAAAAAAGACGTTAACCATTTATTCTACAATGTCAACGGACAGTGAAAGAGCTACGTTCAGAAAACTGGCGGCAGCGTTTGAAAAGGAACACAGTGACATTCGTGTCAGCCTTCATTTCCCAGGCAATGACTATGAAAATATGATGCGTGTCAGAATGGCAGCCAATGACTTGCCTGATCTTTTCGATACACATGGCTGGGGGAAAATCAGGTACGGAGAATATACAGCGGATCTCCGGGATATGGAATGGACTCAAGGTCTCGATCCCAATTTAAACAGCATCCTTAAAAATAAAAGCGGAAAGGTCTATGCCTATCCGATCAATCAGGCAAAAGACGGTCTGGCATATAACCGCAATATGTTAGAGCGTTACAGCATTGCCCCGCCGGAAACGATGGATGACTTTTTGAAAGCACTGAGAACGATTAAAGAAAAGAGCAAAGGAAGCATCGTTCCCTTCTGGTTTGCCGGATATGACAAAAGCTCATTTGCCCAATATTACGATCAATTCGCTACGCCTCTTCTCATCACAGATCCTGCCCATAATGAAAAAAAACAGCTCATCAACGGCACCTTTAATTGGAGCAAATTCACTTATTTATCAGACATCCTTAAACAAATGCAGAAAGAAAAACTGATTAATATTGACGCTGTAACCGCAAAAAAATCACAACTCATTGAATTAATGGCTCAAAACAAAATCGCCTTTACAATGCAAGGCGGCACACTCGGCCAAGACGTTGCCCAGATCAATCCGAACGTCAAGGTTGGCATTATCCCGACACCTGCCATACATGCCGGAGATGATCCGATATGGATCGGCGGTGAACGCTACACGCTTGCAGCTTGGAAAGACTCGCCTCATGTAAAAGAAGCGAAAGAATTCATCGCATTTATGGCCCGTCCCGCCAATGCCAAACAAATGGCTGAAGCCACATCGCTTCCATCAGGGCTGACCAATGTAAAAGCTGATATTTTCTACGCAAATGACTATGAGCATTATCAAGATGTCAAAGTCGAGCCTTACTTCGACCGTTTATACCTGCCAAACGGAATGTGGGACGTTCTGGGCACGGCCGGGCAGGAACTTGCTGCTGACATTTTGACGCCTCAAGAGATTTCAAAGAAGCTGGGAAGAGAATACAAACGACTACGGGAGCAATCGGAAACACAGGGAGCTGAAAACAATGAGTGATATCGCAAGAGACGTTCATGTGAAACAGGTTAAGCCGAAAAAGC
Coding sequences:
- a CDS encoding LacI family DNA-binding transcriptional regulator, encoding MVRIKDIALKANVSSATVSRILNEDESLSVAGETRQRVINIAEELGYQTVAKRRKARGQKQRTQPLIGVLSCLSPDQERQDPYFSSIRKGIEKECFEQEIFITNSIHLGSFQEHIFRELDGVIVIGRVHDEAVKHISGRLEHAVFINHSPDPQTYDSIGIDFESASRQAIDHLFGLGYKRLGYIGGQEKEHTLKDGQSIRRTIEDKRLTAFLESAVPQPEHVLVGEYSMREGYRLMKKAIAQGNLPEAFFIASDSMAIGALKALQEAGLQVPRDTAIVSFNGIEEAEFASTPLTTVKVYTEEMGRTGVKLLLDRLNGRTLPHHVTMPTTLIVRQSCGCPTKEVT
- a CDS encoding ABC transporter substrate-binding protein, giving the protein MKHTFVLFLSLILVILPGCSAEKSSADTEKKTLTIYSTMSTDSERATFRKLAAAFEKEHSDIRVSLHFPGNDYENMMRVRMAANDLPDLFDTHGWGKIRYGEYTADLRDMEWTQGLDPNLNSILKNKSGKVYAYPINQAKDGLAYNRNMLERYSIAPPETMDDFLKALRTIKEKSKGSIVPFWFAGYDKSSFAQYYDQFATPLLITDPAHNEKKQLINGTFNWSKFTYLSDILKQMQKEKLINIDAVTAKKSQLIELMAQNKIAFTMQGGTLGQDVAQINPNVKVGIIPTPAIHAGDDPIWIGGERYTLAAWKDSPHVKEAKEFIAFMARPANAKQMAEATSLPSGLTNVKADIFYANDYEHYQDVKVEPYFDRLYLPNGMWDVLGTAGQELAADILTPQEISKKLGREYKRLREQSETQGAENNE